CGGGCCGCGATAAACACCGCCATCCTTCTTGCCGAATGTATCGTCCTTGATTTTCTGCAAGGCAAGCTTGAACACTTCCTTGCCGTTGTAGATGCGATAACTGGCATCGCAGGGGTTCTTGGCGGGTGTTACAGCTATATCCATGATGGATGCCAGCGTGTCACGGGCGCCGGCGGCGGATGCCGTCTGGATTTTTGCCTCGGTGTCGCCATTCACGGCCGGTTTGCGCTTGGTGGAGACAGGTTGCAAGCCATCGAAGCTGACTGCGTATCTGCCCTTTCTGCCTTTTTCGGTCACGTTCATGGTGAAGCTGTCCGAGCGGGCGCCCTTGCGGGTGAGAGCTCCTGATGACACCATGTCCATCTTTAGATCGATAAACAGCGAGGCCAGGCCCTTGGGGCGCAGTTTCGCGGACGCGTTGAATGAATTCTGGTTGATATCAGCCGTATAGTTCAGTGCAAAGGCCCTGACCCCGCGGGTATAGAGATCATAGCGGACCTTGAGCGTGTCCGCTGCTGACGCAGCACCGGGCGATGCGGTGAAGGCCACGGTGAATGTGGTTGCTGCGACCGCTGCCGCTGCGATCGTGTTCATGACGGCTGTTTTCATGGTGCGTGTTGTACCCCGATTTTTGTCGCTCGTGCCAGTCTGACCTGTTTTTGCATGATCGTGCCTGAACGGTTGCTGAATGAACGCAGTAACTGCTGAGGCCCTAGGGCCTGTTTGTGCCGTGAATATGGTATGGCTTGGCCAGTTCACAAGGTATTGAAGCGGATTGCCTGTTCTGTTTGATCTTAAATCCCGGGTCCATGTGGGCTAGTGCGGCAAAACCGGGCTTGACGGCTGATGCATGCTTGCCTATAGACACGCGATGAATTTGATCCGGCCCGCTGGCGCCGGACTTTGTGTTTATGGACCCTGTAGGGGCCTGCGCCAAGTCCACTTTGAATCCAGGCCCGTACGGCAACCGGAAATACTGAACAAACTGGAGTATTTAACATGGCCCGTCGTTGTGAGTTGACCGGCAAGGGTGTTCTGGCAGGTAACAATGTCAGCCATGCCAACAACAAGTCCCGCCGCCGCTTTCTGCCCAATCTGTGCCAGGTGCACCTGATGAGCGAGAGCCTTGGTCGCGATTTCGCATTCAAGGTGTCAGCTGCCGCATTGCGCTCTGTCGAGCATCGCGGCGGTCTTGATGCCTACCTGCTCAAGGCCCGTGACACGGAGTTGTCGCTGTCGGCCAGGCGGGTAAAGCGTCAGGTTGAAAAGAAACTGGCCAGCGCTGCTGCCTGAAGCGGCATCCGGCGCCTGACGCTTTCAACCTGGTACAAGGTTCCGGCCGCTCCTTAAGGGGGCGGCCTTTTTGTTGGTGGGTTTCGGAAATGACTGAAAAAACCGGAAACAATGGGCCGTTGCGCCATTCCCCCAGCGCCAGCCGCGACGGGGAGCCTGCCATCCATCCATCGGCTTCGCTGCGCGATTGCAAGGTCGGGCGCTTCTGCGAAGTCAAGGAGCGCGTCCTCATGCGCTCGTCCACGCTGGGTGACTACAGTTACGTCGAGCGCCATTCAGAACTGATCTACACGCAGACAGGCAGGTTCTGCGCCATTGCCGCCGACGTGCGTCTCAATGCGCTCAACCATCCGATTGACAGGGTGAGCCAGCACAAGTTCACCTATCGCGCGAACGAGTATTTTGTCGGCAAGAAACTGGACCATGCGTTTCGTGAACAGCGCCTGGATGAAGGCCGGGTTGTGCTGGGCCACGATGTCTGGGTCGGACATGGCGCCATCGTGTTGCCGGCGGTATCGATCGGCACAGGTGCCGTCATCGGTGCCGGCGCGGTTGTGACACACGATGTCGAGCCTTATGCCATTGTCGCCGGTACGCCGGCGCGATTTGTGCGTTGGCGCTTCGACCCTGACATCGCACAGCGGCTGCTGAAGCTGGCGTGGTGGAACTGGAGCCATGACCAGCTGGCAGATGCGGTGGATGACATGGCACGGCTCGACGTCGCGGCGTTCCTGGACAAACATGATGGTGGCATCGAGATCTGAATATCTCCTGACAGGTAGTTGTCAGTAGGAATGTGGCACTGTTGGTGTGTTCAACAACAAGGGTCCGGTCATGGCTACAGGCAGCAAACTAACGGGAAGTTTCATCAAGTTCATAGAACGCCAACCCTTGTTCTTCGTGGCCACGGCAGCGCCTGACGGGCGTGTCAATGTTTCACCGAAAGGCCTCGACAGCCTGCGCGTATTAGGCCCCAACCGCATTGTCTGGATGAGCCTGTCGGGCAGCGGCAATGAAACCGCAGCGCATCTTCGTGAAGCAAACCGCATGACCTTGATGTTCTGCGCGTTTGAAGGCAATGCACTGATCCTGAGGACCTATGGAACGGCGCAGACCCTGCATCCGCGTGATGCCGGCTGGAATGACCTTGCCGGGCTGTTTCCGGAGATGGCCGGCAGCCGCCAGATCTTCGACATGAGCATTGATCTCGTCCAGACGTCGTGTGGCACAGGGGTTCCGGTCATGACCTATCAGGACCAGCGCGGGCCGGAAGAATTGCTGCCGTTTTATCAGGAGATGGGACCGGATGGCGTGGAACGCTACTGGGCCAGAAAGAACGCGGTCAGCATTGACGGAAAAAATACCGGTACCGTTGTGGCCGAACCGGAATGAAATGTGCATGCAGCGGCCAGAGGTGCGCGCGGGCGGGCCGCGTCAGTTCAGGCGAAACTGAAACATCACGGTGGATTGCACCGACTTGTTGAAATTGTCGTCTGAAATCACCGTAATGATCGTCCCACGCTCGTCCTCGTGGGCGGCAACGCCTTCCATATTGTCAATCTGGTAAGAGGTCAGTTTGCCGGAGAACAGGAGCTGGCCCGGCCCGGTATTGCGTTTCTGCAGGTCTTGTACCGAGAACCGGCGCAATGCCATGCCGACCAGGACCGGTGCCTTGAAACTGCGTTCAACGGTGATGATCTCCTTGCCACCGGGCAGGATGGCAAGGCCGGTAACCAGGTAGTCTTCATGGCGCGGGATATGAAACTCCCTGGTCTTGCCCTTGCGCCAGAGCCAGCCGCGAAGGCTGTCGTCCTTGGCATGATTGCGTTCCGATACCGCCACCAGCCAGCCTTTCAGCGGTCCCTGTGTAAATCGTCCCAGCGCTTCGAGTTCACCATTGTTCTGTCCCTGGGAGAGGGCTTTCGGGGTTCTTACCCGACTGGCCTTTGCCTTGAAACCGTGCCTGGAGATATTGAACAGCTCGACCCGTTCGCGCCGTTCATAGCCGACAATCATCTTGCCCTTCAGGCCTTTGGAACTCCAGGCGGCAACGGCCTCGGCGTCCGAGCGTGACTTGCGCCCGTCGATCCTGCCCTTGCGGTTCAAGATCGGGGCAAGGCGGGTATCCGCAACGCCCTTCAGGCGGCCTTCTTCGTAGACCAGGCGGCCGGTGAGCCAGTGTCCGCGATCACTGACGCTGACAAAGCGTTTCCCGTTGCGCGATATTTCAAGCCCGGAAAAACCGCCGAAATTCTCGTTGTCGCTGGTCAGGGTCAGTCCACCCAGGAACGTCAGGCCCTCAGGCAGGCCGCCATTGCCAAACCGCCCGAAACCTCTGGGGGACGTGCTGACCGAAATGCCGGTTTTGTCGGCAGCGGCCTGTTGGACCGGCAGCAGCAAAGCCACAGACAAGCAACATCCGATTACCCATCCGCAGCTCTTCATCGCCTTCTCTTTCAAACAGTTCAACCGGCTTTGCGCAACCTGCCACCGCCCCTGCTGGTCGGAGGCGGCGCCACGGCGCGCTCTTCAAACAGTTCAGCCAGTTTCTCAGTCATGGCGCCGCCCAGTTCCTCGGCATCAACAATGGTGACGGCGCGCTGGTAATAGCGGGTCACGTCATGACCGATGCCAATGGCGATCAGTTCAACCGGCGAGCGGTTTTCAATGTCGGCGATCACCTGGCGCAGGTGCTTTTCGAGATAATTGCCGGAATTGACTGACAGGGTTGAATCGTCCACCGGCGCGCCGTCGGAGATCACCATCATGATGCGGCGCTGTTCAGGGCGCGCCAGCAGCCTGTTATGGGCCCAGATCAGCGCTTCACCGTCGATGTTTTCCTTCAACAGCCCTTCGCGCATCATCAGGCCCAGATTGCGCCGGGCACGGCGCCATGGCTGATCGGCGGACTTGTAGATGATGTGGCGCAGGTCATTGAGCCTGCCCGGCATGGCGGGCTTGCCGTCTGCCAGCCATTTCTCGCGGGCCTGTCCGCCCTTCCAGGCGCGGGTTGTAAACCCGAGAATTTCCACCTTGACCCCGCACCGTTCCAGGGTGCGCGCCAGAATATCCGCACAGGTGGCAGCGACCGTGATCGGCCTGCCGCGCATGGAGCCGGAATTGTCCAGCAACAGTGTCACGACCGTGTCGCGGAACTGGGTGTCCTGTTCGACCTTGAACGACAGCGCGCTCATCGGATCGATGACCACCCGGTACAGCCTTGCTGCGTCCAGGATACCCTCTTCGAGATCAAAGTCCCAGGAACGGTTCTGCTGCGCCATCAAGCGGCGCTGCATCCGGTTTGCGAGCCTGGCCACGACGCCCTGAAGGCTGGCCAGCTGCTTGTCCAGATAGTTGCGCAGCCGGGTCAGTTCTTCCGGGTCACACAGCTCATCTGCTTCCACCGTCTCGTCAAACTGGTTGGTGTAGACCTGATAAAACTTGTCGTTCGACATGGAGGCAAACGGCAGTTCCGGCCGCCAGGGCTGGTCGCCGTCGGGCTCTTCTTCGCCCTGCATGTCGTCCATGTCTTCGGAACCGTCCATTTCCATGGCGTCTTCCATGGTTTCGTCCTGGTCGGCTTCACCTTGTTCCATGTCTTCGGAGGCGGAAGTTTCAGCATCTTCCTGCCCGGTTTCAGTCTGTTCCTGTTCGCCCTCGGCATCGTCGTCGGTGTCGTCGTCATTGTCTTCGGCATCGTCGGGGTCGTCGCCGAGCTCATCAGACATTTCCAGGCGCGCCAGCAGGTCGCGGGACAGGCGCGAGAAAGCTATCTGGTCATGGATGCAGTCATCCAGGCTGTCCAGTTTCTCACTGGCCTTTTCTTCAATCCAGGGACGCCACAAATCAACCAGCTTTTTTGCCGAGTCCGGCGGAGCTTCCCCGGTCAGGCGCTCACGCACCATCAGGGCAAGGGCATCTTCCAGTGGCGCGTCTTCGCGCTTGTGCAGGGGACCTGTGACCTTTTCGTCAAAGCGCTTGTCCAGCATGGCGTTCAGGTTGGTCGCCATGCCGGGCATGGCACGCGCGCCGAGTGCTTCGACGCGGGCCTGTTCAATTGCCTCATAGACAGTGCGCGCCTGCTGGCCCTGCGGCAGATAGCGTGAATGAACGCTGGTCGAATGATTGGCGAGCCGCATTGCCATGGCGTCGGACAAACCACGCGTAACCGCCAGGTCAGACGCGGTTGCATCGCGTGTGACCTGCGGCAACCGGGCGCGCTTGTCGGTGATGCCGGGATGTTCGGCACCAAACGAGCAGGTCAGTTCCGGCTCCTGTGCAATCGTCTTCATGGCGAGCGTCAGTGCGCGCTTGAAGTTCTCTGCCGGTGCGTCACGATCATTTGCCATTGGTTTGTTTACGTCCGCCGGTTCAGCTCACGGCCAGGGCAGCAGACGATTCCGGTAATTCCTCGCCGAAGCAGCGCTGGTAGAATTCAGCCACCAGAGCACGCTCCAGTTCGTCGCATTTGTTCAGGAAGGTCATCCGGAACGCCATGCCGACATCATTGAAGATGGTTGCGTTTTCAGCCCATGTAATAACCGTGCGTGGGCTCATGACGGTTGAAAGATCGCCCACCATGAAGGCGTTTCTGGTCAGGTCCGCCAGACGCACCATGTTTGATATCACCTTCTTGCCGGCAGCATCATCGAACTGCTTGTTCTTGGACAGAACAATGCCGCACTCCTGCTCATGGCTGAGATAGTTCAACTGCACGATGATCGACCACCGGTCCATCTGGGCCTGGTTGATCTGCTGGGTCCCGTGATAAAGGCCGGTTGTATCTCCAAGGCCGACGGTATTGGCGGTTGCAAACAGTCTGAATGCCGGGTGCGGCTTCAGCACGCGTGCCTGGTCAAGCAGTGTCAGGCGGCCGGAACTTTCCAGCACGCGCTGGATAACGAACATGACATCAGGACGCCCGGCATCATACTCGTCAAACACCAGCGCGACATTGTTCTGGTAGGCCCATGGCAAAATGCCCTCGCGAAACTCGGTAATCTGCTTGCCGTCCTTGATGACAATGGCATCCTTGCCGACGAGGTCGATACGCGAAATATGGCTGTCGAGGTTAATACGCACCAGCGGCCAGTTCAGCCGGGCGGCGACCTGTTCGATGTGCGTTGACTTACCGGTGCCGTGGAAACCTGACACCATGACCCGGCGATTGTGGGCGAACCCGGCCAGGATGGCCAGCGTGGTTTCCGGGTTGAACAGGTAATCCTTATCGATTTCCGGCACGTATTCATTGCTCTTTGAATAGGCTGGAACTGTCAGATCCGTGTCTATGTCGAAGACCTTCCGCACCGGAATAGTCTTGTCAGGCATGCCTGGTGCTTCGATCTTTGTATTTGCGTTCATTGGAAACCGGTCTCCGGGAAATCAATACCCGGTCTTCGCACATGGAAAACCGGGGCTCAAGGGTCATATACAAAGAGGTTTTAGTCCGACTAATGCGGGCCTAGCAAGGGGCAGCTTTGCTGCAATTCAGCACACACCTGCATCGCGGAGATAATTATAGGCGGTGATGATGTCGCGAAGCCTGTCTTCGGTCTCGCGGCTGCCGCCATTTGCGTCCGGGTGGAAGCGCTTTACCAGCAGTTTGTACTGGGCCTTGATTTCGTCCGCGGTGACACCGGGGTCGAGCCCAAGTGTGTCGAGTGCCTTGCGTTCGGCATTGCCGACCCGGCGCCTGGATGTTGCCGCCCTCTGGGTGCCGACAGCCTCCTCGAAAATCGAATGCGGATCATTGACGTCGCTGTCATGGCGGTAACCACTGCGCTTGCTTTTTCCCGAACCGGGCTTTGTTGCGCGCGCACGCTTGTTCTCTGCCCATGAGCTGTCGCCCAGTTTCCAGGTCGGGCGATGGCCGGTTTGCGATGCCTTGATCCAGGCGCCGATATCATTGTCCGCCATGCCGTCGAAATAATTGTAGGACTTGTTATAGGCCTTCACATGGTTGACGCAGAAGCGGAAGTACTCGCCTTCCGCATTGCGGCCCTTGGGTGCCCGGTGATTGCCCACAGCTTCACAGTCCGGCCATTCGCAGGTGAATGTCTCAGGTTCCGCCTTGCCGCCCTTTTTGATGCGGATGCCGTCGAAGTATTTCGAATTCAGTTTCATCTGTCGCCTGGTTTTTGTCGTGCGTGAAGAGTGAAGGCCGCCTTGGCAGCGCAGCACTATAACCCAATATGGTGGACATTTGGAATCTAAGGGTCAGGACAAACTAATTTTATCCATTCTGCGGGAGGATATTTTGCTTCTGACAAGGCGAAAGGTCGCAGGAAACCATACGGTTTTCAAGACTTTTCAACGCCGTGAGAGGCAAAATAGACCCCGCCCTTCGGGTTTGAAAGAAAACACTCGCCTGAAGTCAAAAAATGCTCGAAAAGGCAAAAAGCCTTGTCTTGCGCTTTTTCACCATCATTCGAATGTTTTCTTTCAAACAGAATCGCATAAAATTAGTGTGTCCTGATCCTTGTTAGCTCATAAATTACGAACAAGTCATCAATGTGGACCTGCGCTTCGCGTTTTGCGCAGGAAAAAGGAAATATATGTCATGCAACTCGGTCAGGTCGGACAGACAATCACGGAAAAGCTTTCCCAGGCGCTGGTGCCGCAGGCGCTGGAGGTGATCGACGAATCACATCTTCATGCCGGCCACTCAGGTGCCCGGCCGGAAGGAGAAACCCATTTCAGGGTCAAGATTCAGGCTGACGCGTTTGCCGGCAAGTCGCTGATCCAACGCCACCGCATGGTCAATGAAGTTCTGGCAGAAGAGTTGAACGGACCGGTCCATGCCCTGGCGATTTCCGCCAGCGCTCCGCCGGCCTGACCACTTTTAGCCGGTGTTGTTCAGCGGCGTTATGCGCAATCGGGTGATCTGGTTGCGCTTCTTGCCGGCGACTTCAAAGCGGAAGCCGTGAAACGTGAAGGCCTGACCCTTTTCGGGGATCATCTGGGCTTCATGGATGACAAGGCCGGCGATAGTGTTGGCTTCCTCATCGGGCAGTTCCCAGTCATTGGTGCGGTTCAGGTCACGAATTTGCAGTGACCCGTTGACCACCATGGAGCCGGACGCTTCGCGTGAAATATCCGCGCTGATGACGTCATGCTCATCGGCGATCTCGCCGACAATCTCTTCCAGGATGTCTTCCAGGGTGACCAGGCCCATCACCTCGCCATATTCGTCCACGACCAGTGCAAAATGCGACTTGCGGCGCAGGAATGCCGACAGCTGGTAGTTTACCGTCGTCGTGTCCGGCACAAACCAGGCATTCGAGCAGATTGCCTTGATGTCCAGTTTTGATGCATCGCCCTGGCTTGCCTGCAAGGCCGACAATACGTCCTTGGCATGCAGCACGCCGATGATGTTGTCCGAGTTTTCCTGCCATACAGGTGCGCGGGAAAAGCCGGATTTGAGCAATTCGGATATGATTTCGTCGTTTGGCATGTCGACATCGATGGAAAACATCTTGGTCCGGTGAACCATCAGGTCCGACAGTTCCAGTTCTGACAGATCCAGGACACCGCCGAGCATGTCGCGGTCGTTCTTGACCACGGCACCTTCCTTGTGGTGCAGGTCAATGGCGCCGCGGATCTCTTCTTGCGGAGACAGGATGTTGCCGGCGTTGGCCAGGTCCACACCGGCCAGTGACAATACGTATTTGACGATGACCTCGACGCCGATCACCACCGGGCCGAAAATCCTGACAAACAGGGATATGACCGAGCTGACGGCGAGAGAAAACCGCTCCGGATAGACGATTGCATAGGTCTTGGGCAGCACCTCTCCGAACACCAGGACCAGTGCCGTCATCACCAGGGTCGCCCAGATTACCCCGCTTTCGCCGAACAGCGTCAAGAACACCGATGTTGCCAGTGCCGAGGCCAGGATGTTGACCAGGTTATTGCCAAGCAGAATGCCGCCAATCAGGCGTTCAGGCTGCTCTTTCAGGTTCAGTACCGTGCGCGCGCGCCGGTCGCCGCGCTTCTCCAGTTCGTAGAGCCTGGGTCGCGAGGACGTTGTCAGCGCTGTTTCGGATCCGGAAAAAAAGGCAGACAGAAGAACCAGCCCGAAGGCCGCGCCGGCCATAATGCCGAGTGCAAGCGTCATTTCAGTTTTAATTCGGCCTCAAGAAATTTGACCAGGCCGTCCTCTTCTATGGTTCTGTCGATGTAGGCATTGCCGACATCTTTTACCAGAATAAAGTTAATGCGACCTGCCTCTGCCTTCTTGTCCTGGCGCATGATGTTCACCAGTTCACCCGCGCCGGGAAGATGGGCATGGATTCCTGACACATCTGTCGGCAAGCCAACCGACTTGAGGTGTTTTTCCATTCGTGCCGCGGCGCCCTGCTTGCAGATGCCGAGTTGCTCGGAAAACCGGAACGCCTGCGCCATGCCGATTGCCACGCCTTCTCCGTGCAGAAGCTTGTCTGAATACCCGGTAGCGCTTTCCAGCGCATGACCGAATGTGTGGCCCAGGTTCAGCAATGCACGATCGCCGGCTTCACGTTCATCACGCGCCACAATGGCTGCCTTTGCCTGGCAGGATGTTCGGATGGCGCGGATGCGGGCTTGCGGGTCACCGGCAAAAACCCGAGCGGCATTGTCCTCCAGCCAGCCGAAGAATTCCGCATCGCCGAGCAGGCCGTACTTGGCGACTTCAGCGTAACCGGCGGCCAGTTCGCGCGCGGGCAGGGTGTTCAGGACATTGATATCCGCCAGTACGGCGACAGGCTGGTGAAAAGCGCCGACAAGGTTTTTGCCATGGCTGGAGTTGATGCCGGTCTTGCCGCCGACGGAACTGTCGACCTGGGCCAGCAGCGAGGTCGGTATCTGGATGAAGCCGATACCGCGGCGGACGATGGCGGCGGCAAAGCCTGCAAGATCTCCGATGACGCCGCCACCAAAGGCAATTATGTGATCGTTGCGCTCGATGCCGGCCGCGATGATATCATCACACACCTGTGCAAGCCGGGCGTAACTCTTGGTCTGCTCGCCTGCCGGAACAATGATGGAAGTGTATCTGATGCCGGCCTGATCGAGGCTGTCGGTCAATGCTTTCAGATGATGGCGTGCGACGTTCTCGTCTGTCACAATCGCTGTCACCGGGCGGGCCAGCAGCGGGGCGATCGTGCGTCCGGCATGGGCGAGAAGCCCGTCGGAAATCGTAATGTCATAGCTGCGCTCACCCAGAGCGACACTGACTTCGGCCCTGGTTGTGTCAACCGGTGCTGGGGTGGTCTGGTTCATGCGCCTGCCGTTTCTTCCTGGCGCAGGTGATCGGCCAGGGTTTCAATGCAGGCAACAACAATCTGGTCGTGGGGCACGTCCCTGCTTTCTACCGTGATGTTGGACCGGCCATAGACGGGATAGCGCTCGGCGATCAGTTTGCGCATGACCGCTTCAGGGTCATCGGTTTGCAGCAATGGCCTGTTCGATCTTTTGCGCACCCGTTTCATCAACAGGTCGAAATCCGCCTTGAGCCACACGGAAATTCCCCTGTCGGCAATTGTCGTACGGGTTTCTTCACTCATATAGGCACCGCCTCCGGTGGCCAGCACCCGGGGCTGCTCATTCAACAGGCGCTCAATGACCCTGCGCTCGCCGTCGCGGAAATACTGCTCACCGTGCTCCTCGAAAATTTCCGGAACGGTCTTGCCGGCCGCTTTCTCGATTTCAGTGTCGGCGTCGGCGAACGGCAATTTCAGCTTTTTCGCCAGGCGCCTGCCTATGGTGGTCTTACCGGCGCCCATCAATCCGATCAGCACAATGCTGCGACCGTTGAGTTGCGATAAGATGGAGGTGATGTTTCCGTTGGACTTGCTGGTTTCGTTCACTGGTGTTTGAACCCAATTCAGATATTGAGCTTGCGTGGCGCTCTGTTTTTCCTGTTTTAGGAGAAAATGACAGTTGATGCCATAGAACATGCGCGATTTCGGATTAGTGTTGGGGAGATGGCTGCCCGGACGGGCCCCGGCACCTGTTCGTCCGGATCAGAGGATGCTGCCGGCCAGATCATGCAGAGCCGTTGCGACAGCAATCCAGCAGCGCGCAAACACTTTGCGATTTAAGCGGGATTGTTGCACATTGCAGATCGCAAAGAGCAAATCAAAACCATCTGTTTGAGGAACATATTAGCCGCTATGCCCGACAGTCTTCGCTTTCTGTTAATCGTACTGTGCTTGGCTGGTGCCGGGTATGGCGCAGTCTGGGGTCTGGCAAATTTTCCGCCCGAACAGCAAGAAGTGGTGAAGCAGCTTTCCAATGGTGTCTTCGAGAACTGACACGGATAACGGTCCAGGCTCAAATGCAACTGTCAGCAGTGACCGCACAGTTGCGTTGTTTCTGGAGATGATGAGCGCCGAACGCGGCGCATCCCGAAACACCCTTTCAGCCTATGCCCGTGACCTTGAACACTATACCGGTTTCCTGAAAAGGCGCGGCTGTGCGCTGGATGCCGCCGGCAGCGGTGAAGTCCGGGCATGGCTGGGCGAACTGCAGGCAGAAGGCCTGGCCAAGTCCACCATTGCCCGCAGGCTGTCCGCAGCCCGCCAATTGCACAAGTTTGCCTACGCCGAAGGCATTGT
Above is a window of Anderseniella sp. Alg231-50 DNA encoding:
- a CDS encoding DUF3108 domain-containing protein, translating into MNTIAAAAVAATTFTVAFTASPGAASAADTLKVRYDLYTRGVRAFALNYTADINQNSFNASAKLRPKGLASLFIDLKMDMVSSGALTRKGARSDSFTMNVTEKGRKGRYAVSFDGLQPVSTKRKPAVNGDTEAKIQTASAAGARDTLASIMDIAVTPAKNPCDASYRIYNGKEVFKLALQKIKDDTFGKKDGGVYRGPAIVCSMTYSTLAGLSARTEAKYRKNPPVFRVWFAPVRSKALGRDMNVLVAVTGKLKGKDFVAYANRATLSGRPLNSKSLAKR
- the rpmB gene encoding 50S ribosomal protein L28; this encodes MARRCELTGKGVLAGNNVSHANNKSRRRFLPNLCQVHLMSESLGRDFAFKVSAAALRSVEHRGGLDAYLLKARDTELSLSARRVKRQVEKKLASAAA
- a CDS encoding antibiotic acetyltransferase; translated protein: MTEKTGNNGPLRHSPSASRDGEPAIHPSASLRDCKVGRFCEVKERVLMRSSTLGDYSYVERHSELIYTQTGRFCAIAADVRLNALNHPIDRVSQHKFTYRANEYFVGKKLDHAFREQRLDEGRVVLGHDVWVGHGAIVLPAVSIGTGAVIGAGAVVTHDVEPYAIVAGTPARFVRWRFDPDIAQRLLKLAWWNWSHDQLADAVDDMARLDVAAFLDKHDGGIEI
- a CDS encoding pyridoxamine 5'-phosphate oxidase family protein: MATGSKLTGSFIKFIERQPLFFVATAAPDGRVNVSPKGLDSLRVLGPNRIVWMSLSGSGNETAAHLREANRMTLMFCAFEGNALILRTYGTAQTLHPRDAGWNDLAGLFPEMAGSRQIFDMSIDLVQTSCGTGVPVMTYQDQRGPEELLPFYQEMGPDGVERYWARKNAVSIDGKNTGTVVAEPE
- a CDS encoding esterase-like activity of phytase family protein — translated: MALLLPVQQAAADKTGISVSTSPRGFGRFGNGGLPEGLTFLGGLTLTSDNENFGGFSGLEISRNGKRFVSVSDRGHWLTGRLVYEEGRLKGVADTRLAPILNRKGRIDGRKSRSDAEAVAAWSSKGLKGKMIVGYERRERVELFNISRHGFKAKASRVRTPKALSQGQNNGELEALGRFTQGPLKGWLVAVSERNHAKDDSLRGWLWRKGKTREFHIPRHEDYLVTGLAILPGGKEIITVERSFKAPVLVGMALRRFSVQDLQKRNTGPGQLLFSGKLTSYQIDNMEGVAAHEDERGTIITVISDDNFNKSVQSTVMFQFRLN
- the cobT gene encoding cobaltochelatase subunit CobT, which translates into the protein MANDRDAPAENFKRALTLAMKTIAQEPELTCSFGAEHPGITDKRARLPQVTRDATASDLAVTRGLSDAMAMRLANHSTSVHSRYLPQGQQARTVYEAIEQARVEALGARAMPGMATNLNAMLDKRFDEKVTGPLHKREDAPLEDALALMVRERLTGEAPPDSAKKLVDLWRPWIEEKASEKLDSLDDCIHDQIAFSRLSRDLLARLEMSDELGDDPDDAEDNDDDTDDDAEGEQEQTETGQEDAETSASEDMEQGEADQDETMEDAMEMDGSEDMDDMQGEEEPDGDQPWRPELPFASMSNDKFYQVYTNQFDETVEADELCDPEELTRLRNYLDKQLASLQGVVARLANRMQRRLMAQQNRSWDFDLEEGILDAARLYRVVIDPMSALSFKVEQDTQFRDTVVTLLLDNSGSMRGRPITVAATCADILARTLERCGVKVEILGFTTRAWKGGQAREKWLADGKPAMPGRLNDLRHIIYKSADQPWRRARRNLGLMMREGLLKENIDGEALIWAHNRLLARPEQRRIMMVISDGAPVDDSTLSVNSGNYLEKHLRQVIADIENRSPVELIAIGIGHDVTRYYQRAVTIVDAEELGGAMTEKLAELFEERAVAPPPTSRGGGRLRKAG
- the cobS gene encoding cobaltochelatase subunit CobS, translating into MNANTKIEAPGMPDKTIPVRKVFDIDTDLTVPAYSKSNEYVPEIDKDYLFNPETTLAILAGFAHNRRVMVSGFHGTGKSTHIEQVAARLNWPLVRINLDSHISRIDLVGKDAIVIKDGKQITEFREGILPWAYQNNVALVFDEYDAGRPDVMFVIQRVLESSGRLTLLDQARVLKPHPAFRLFATANTVGLGDTTGLYHGTQQINQAQMDRWSIIVQLNYLSHEQECGIVLSKNKQFDDAAGKKVISNMVRLADLTRNAFMVGDLSTVMSPRTVITWAENATIFNDVGMAFRMTFLNKCDELERALVAEFYQRCFGEELPESSAALAVS
- a CDS encoding DnaJ domain-containing protein — its product is MKLNSKYFDGIRIKKGGKAEPETFTCEWPDCEAVGNHRAPKGRNAEGEYFRFCVNHVKAYNKSYNYFDGMADNDIGAWIKASQTGHRPTWKLGDSSWAENKRARATKPGSGKSKRSGYRHDSDVNDPHSIFEEAVGTQRAATSRRRVGNAERKALDTLGLDPGVTADEIKAQYKLLVKRFHPDANGGSRETEDRLRDIITAYNYLRDAGVC
- a CDS encoding BolA/IbaG family iron-sulfur metabolism protein yields the protein MQLGQVGQTITEKLSQALVPQALEVIDESHLHAGHSGARPEGETHFRVKIQADAFAGKSLIQRHRMVNEVLAEELNGPVHALAISASAPPA
- a CDS encoding CNNM domain-containing protein; its protein translation is MTLALGIMAGAAFGLVLLSAFFSGSETALTTSSRPRLYELEKRGDRRARTVLNLKEQPERLIGGILLGNNLVNILASALATSVFLTLFGESGVIWATLVMTALVLVFGEVLPKTYAIVYPERFSLAVSSVISLFVRIFGPVVIGVEVIVKYVLSLAGVDLANAGNILSPQEEIRGAIDLHHKEGAVVKNDRDMLGGVLDLSELELSDLMVHRTKMFSIDVDMPNDEIISELLKSGFSRAPVWQENSDNIIGVLHAKDVLSALQASQGDASKLDIKAICSNAWFVPDTTTVNYQLSAFLRRKSHFALVVDEYGEVMGLVTLEDILEEIVGEIADEHDVISADISREASGSMVVNGSLQIRDLNRTNDWELPDEEANTIAGLVIHEAQMIPEKGQAFTFHGFRFEVAGKKRNQITRLRITPLNNTG
- the aroB gene encoding 3-dehydroquinate synthase, giving the protein MNQTTPAPVDTTRAEVSVALGERSYDITISDGLLAHAGRTIAPLLARPVTAIVTDENVARHHLKALTDSLDQAGIRYTSIIVPAGEQTKSYARLAQVCDDIIAAGIERNDHIIAFGGGVIGDLAGFAAAIVRRGIGFIQIPTSLLAQVDSSVGGKTGINSSHGKNLVGAFHQPVAVLADINVLNTLPARELAAGYAEVAKYGLLGDAEFFGWLEDNAARVFAGDPQARIRAIRTSCQAKAAIVARDEREAGDRALLNLGHTFGHALESATGYSDKLLHGEGVAIGMAQAFRFSEQLGICKQGAAARMEKHLKSVGLPTDVSGIHAHLPGAGELVNIMRQDKKAEAGRINFILVKDVGNAYIDRTIEEDGLVKFLEAELKLK
- a CDS encoding shikimate kinase; the protein is MNETSKSNGNITSILSQLNGRSIVLIGLMGAGKTTIGRRLAKKLKLPFADADTEIEKAAGKTVPEIFEEHGEQYFRDGERRVIERLLNEQPRVLATGGGAYMSEETRTTIADRGISVWLKADFDLLMKRVRKRSNRPLLQTDDPEAVMRKLIAERYPVYGRSNITVESRDVPHDQIVVACIETLADHLRQEETAGA